In candidate division WOR-3 bacterium, the following proteins share a genomic window:
- a CDS encoding sigma-54 dependent transcriptional regulator, whose translation MKILIVEDDEIQGRNLESILREKGFKVKFVKDPLNALYFFRRGYKTILLDLKMPEIDGIELMKKMKEEGEGKFLIITAHGTIESAVNALKEGALDYLTKPLDIEKLINILKQLEEREKLEDELEYLREEIKKFKGEEFIIVNENVKKIFIDAEKVAETDATILIRGESGVGKEVLAKYIHKKSGRKGNFVAISCTAIPSELLEAELFGYEKGAFTGAEKSKKGKFELADEGTLFLDEIGDLPLNLQAKLLRFLQEKQIERLGSLERVDINTRIICATNKDLEKMVREKLFREDLYYRINVISFYIPPLRERKDEILPLMEYYLEKFSEKYHLKKPILSDKIKRKLMNYSFPGNVRELINLAERLVLLRQGEVVEYIPEIEKEEDYDTLNLYELEKRHIEKVLKMTKGKLSKAAELLGVHRNTLREKLKKYGIKFEEN comes from the coding sequence ATGAAAATTTTAATTGTTGAAGATGATGAAATTCAAGGTAGAAATTTAGAATCAATTTTAAGAGAAAAGGGTTTTAAGGTTAAGTTTGTGAAAGATCCTCTGAATGCCCTTTATTTTTTCAGAAGAGGTTATAAAACTATCTTACTTGACCTTAAAATGCCTGAAATAGATGGAATTGAACTAATGAAAAAGATGAAGGAAGAAGGTGAAGGAAAGTTTTTAATCATCACTGCTCATGGAACAATTGAGTCAGCTGTTAATGCTTTAAAAGAAGGTGCTCTTGATTATTTAACAAAGCCTCTTGATATAGAAAAACTCATTAATATATTAAAACAGCTTGAAGAAAGAGAAAAACTTGAAGATGAGTTAGAGTATTTAAGAGAAGAGATCAAAAAATTTAAAGGGGAAGAATTTATCATTGTCAATGAAAATGTGAAAAAAATATTTATTGATGCTGAAAAAGTAGCAGAAACAGATGCTACTATTTTAATAAGAGGGGAAAGTGGAGTGGGAAAGGAAGTTCTTGCAAAATATATACATAAAAAAAGTGGAAGAAAAGGAAATTTTGTGGCAATATCTTGCACTGCTATACCTTCTGAACTTCTTGAAGCAGAGCTTTTTGGGTATGAAAAAGGTGCTTTTACAGGTGCAGAAAAGTCTAAAAAAGGAAAATTTGAACTGGCAGATGAAGGAACTTTATTTCTTGATGAAATTGGTGATTTACCTTTAAATCTTCAAGCAAAATTATTGAGATTTTTGCAAGAAAAACAGATTGAAAGACTCGGTTCTCTTGAAAGAGTAGATATTAACACAAGAATTATCTGTGCAACAAATAAAGACCTTGAAAAAATGGTAAGGGAAAAACTTTTTAGAGAAGATTTATATTACCGAATAAATGTTATAAGTTTTTATATACCTCCTTTAAGGGAAAGAAAAGATGAGATTTTACCTTTGATGGAATATTATCTTGAAAAATTTTCTGAAAAGTATCATTTAAAAAAACCAATTCTTTCTGATAAAATAAAAAGGAAACTTATGAATTATTCTTTTCCAGGTAATGTTAGAGAACTTATAAATTTAGCAGAAAGGCTTGTTTTGTTAAGACAGGGTGAAGTTGTAGAATACATACCTGAAATAGAAAAAGAAGAGGATTATGATACTTTAAATCTTTATGAATTAGAAAAGAGACATATTGAAAAAGTTTTGAAGATGACAAAAGGTAAATTGAGTAAGGCTGCAGAATTGCTGGGTGTTCACAGGAATACTCTTAGAGAAAAATTAAAAAAATATGGAATAAAGTTTGAGGAAAATTAG
- a CDS encoding ABC transporter ATP-binding protein: MKIYIKLFNFFKSHLIILFLTILTTILFSLVNGISLTMIPPFLHIIFGGEIKSQSFFIDRFLYLVEKTLIADSKIESIKRLCFFLIIIFGIKSLFGYLSKFLSFMFQEIISRDLRNTLFSKFLNLPLLYFSKEKTGSLVSRFTHDLTIVRYALSEGLIQFLREFMNVLVYLIVAFWASPLLTLISFIILPFAFIFIQVSSKVLRRRAKRAQERMGEIGSRAQEILMNLKIVKSFVRKKDEIEKFKNETDKFYRAHLKYENLSILTPHLTEFVGAIMASFLLYLGGVFIFRYSLLTPDKFFVFLASALSMLQPLKGLTLSYTNLQQGITALERTFNILKEKEEKGGSLQFKKLERGIEFKNVSFFYEKERWVLRNINLFLEKGKVYAFVGPSGAGKSTLLSLLLRFYDPQEGEIFIDGINLKNFDLDSLRSKIGFVSQETMLFSGTVRDNILYGNPDAKEEDLERAIKFAALEELILRLPKGLDTDIKELGKTLSGGEKQRISIARVFIKNPEILILDEFTSQLDARSEHLVKEAIYNLFKERTSLVIAHRLSTVLKADEIILMDHGRIIDRGKHDELLKRSELYSKLYKLQFEKV, translated from the coding sequence ATGAAAATTTATATAAAATTATTTAATTTTTTTAAGTCTCACTTGATAATTTTATTTCTCACAATTTTAACAACAATTTTATTTTCTCTTGTAAATGGAATTTCCCTTACAATGATTCCTCCCTTTTTACATATAATATTTGGCGGAGAAATAAAATCACAAAGTTTTTTTATAGATAGATTTTTATATTTAGTTGAAAAGACTCTTATTGCCGATAGCAAAATTGAGTCAATTAAGAGATTATGTTTTTTTCTAATTATAATATTTGGGATTAAATCACTTTTTGGATATTTATCAAAATTTTTGTCATTTATGTTTCAAGAGATAATTTCAAGAGATTTAAGAAACACACTTTTTTCCAAGTTTTTAAATTTACCACTTTTATACTTTTCAAAAGAAAAAACAGGTTCCCTTGTTTCAAGATTTACTCATGATTTAACCATTGTTAGATATGCTTTATCAGAGGGATTAATTCAGTTTTTAAGAGAATTTATGAATGTTTTAGTTTATCTTATTGTTGCCTTTTGGGCTTCTCCCTTACTTACCCTAATTTCCTTTATTATTTTGCCTTTTGCCTTTATTTTTATACAGGTTTCTTCAAAGGTTTTAAGGAGAAGAGCAAAAAGGGCACAGGAGAGAATGGGTGAAATTGGTTCAAGGGCTCAAGAAATTCTTATGAATTTAAAGATTGTAAAGTCTTTTGTTAGGAAAAAAGATGAAATAGAAAAGTTTAAAAATGAAACCGATAAGTTTTATAGAGCTCATTTAAAATATGAAAATCTTTCAATATTAACTCCCCATCTAACAGAATTTGTTGGTGCAATAATGGCTTCTTTTTTGCTATATCTCGGAGGAGTTTTTATTTTTAGATATAGCCTCTTAACACCTGACAAATTTTTTGTATTTTTAGCTTCAGCACTTTCAATGCTTCAACCCTTAAAAGGTTTAACACTTTCTTATACAAACTTACAGCAGGGGATAACTGCTCTTGAAAGAACTTTCAATATACTGAAGGAAAAAGAAGAAAAAGGAGGTTCTTTACAATTTAAAAAGTTAGAAAGAGGAATAGAATTTAAAAATGTGTCGTTTTTTTATGAAAAAGAAAGGTGGGTTTTGAGAAATATAAATTTATTTCTTGAAAAGGGTAAAGTTTATGCTTTTGTTGGACCATCAGGAGCAGGGAAATCAACTCTTTTATCCCTTTTATTAAGATTCTATGATCCTCAGGAGGGTGAAATTTTCATAGATGGAATAAACCTTAAAAATTTTGATCTTGATTCTTTGAGGAGTAAAATTGGTTTTGTTAGTCAAGAAACCATGTTATTTTCAGGCACTGTAAGAGATAATATACTCTATGGGAATCCAGATGCTAAGGAAGAAGACCTTGAAAGGGCAATAAAATTTGCTGCTTTAGAAGAATTAATATTAAGATTACCCAAGGGTTTAGATACTGATATAAAAGAACTTGGAAAAACTCTTTCTGGTGGTGAAAAACAGAGAATATCAATAGCAAGAGTTTTTATTAAGAACCCTGAAATTTTAATTCTTGATGAATTCACATCACAACTGGATGCTCGTTCTGAACATCTAGTAAAGGAAGCCATTTATAATCTCTTCAAAGAGAGAACAAGTCTTGTAATTGCTCATAGATTATCAACTGTTTTAAAGGCAGATGAAATTATTCTCATGGATCATGGAAGGATTATTGATAGAGGAAAACATGATGAATTGTTAAAAAGGTCTGAACTTTATTCAAAACTATATAAGCTCCAGTTTGAAAAGGTTTAA